The segment TGCGGTTCGCCGTGAACGTTTGTACGACCGAACGGGCCAGAACATCCTGGATTTCATCGATTCCGATCGGTACATCCTGCTGCCCAACACGGCGGGATGTTACACCGCCGCCGATGCGGTTCGTGCGGCGAAGCTGGGACGCGAAATTTTGCGGACTCTCGGCAATCCCGGCTCGGACTGGGTGAAGCTGGAAGTACTGGGCGACAGCAAGACGTTGTTGCCCGACCCGGTGGAAACGGTGGCCGCTTGTGAGCAACTTGCCGCGGATGGTTTTTCGGTGCTGTGTTACACCAGCGATTGCCCGGTCACGGCGCAGCGTCTGAAGAAGGTCGGTGCCGCGGCGGTCATGCCAGCGGGAAGCCCGATCGGAAGCGGAGCTGGGATTCTCAATCCAGCCAACTTGCAGATCATTCTGGAGTATCTCAAGGAAGATGATGAGGACTATCCCGTCATCATCGACGCTGGTGTCGGAACGGCCAGCGACGTGTCCGTGGCAATGGAACTCGGTGCGGACGGCGTGTTGCTGAACACGGCGATCGCACACGCGCGCGAACCGGTTCGGATGGCTCATGCGATGCGGATGGCGGTTGACGCTGGTCGACACGCGGCGCTCGCCGGCCGCATTCCAAAGCGTTTGTATGGAACCGCGAGCAGTCCGCAGGAAGGTGTGATCAGCACGCGACCTTACGGTTCTCAATCCGACGAAGTTGGGTCTTGATCATGTCCTTGGAAGATCGAATCACGGAAGTCGAAATTCAGCTCGTTCACACGCAGCGCGTGTGTGATCAGCTCAACGAAATTGTGACCGAGATGTCACTCGAGGCTCAACGTCGCGATCGCGAAATGAAACGCTTGGTCGATCAGTTGAAAGATCTC is part of the Rhodopirellula bahusiensis genome and harbors:
- a CDS encoding SlyX family protein, giving the protein MSLEDRITEVEIQLVHTQRVCDQLNEIVTEMSLEAQRRDREMKRLVDQLKDLKNKVSESGGDLEDERPPHY
- a CDS encoding thiazole synthase, yielding MTTDALSDSPLKIGSHTLTSRLLVGTGRYDTMAQMRDSLDASGTECVTVAVRRERLYDRTGQNILDFIDSDRYILLPNTAGCYTAADAVRAAKLGREILRTLGNPGSDWVKLEVLGDSKTLLPDPVETVAACEQLAADGFSVLCYTSDCPVTAQRLKKVGAAAVMPAGSPIGSGAGILNPANLQIILEYLKEDDEDYPVIIDAGVGTASDVSVAMELGADGVLLNTAIAHAREPVRMAHAMRMAVDAGRHAALAGRIPKRLYGTASSPQEGVISTRPYGSQSDEVGS